A window of Capsicum annuum cultivar UCD-10X-F1 unplaced genomic scaffold, UCD10Xv1.1 ctg61550, whole genome shotgun sequence genomic DNA:
CCTCCAGACATAACCAAATTCAGTtaattaatttagattttttCAATACGTGCACAATGGAAATGGAGCTAACtaatattcttgttggtgctctATTTCTTGTTTTGCCATTACTTGTCAGTAAATGGTATAAAGAGTATAATGATAGTAGTAAGAGAAAATTGCCTCCAGGCCCTTGGAAGTTCCCATTCATAGGAAGCTTACACCATCTTGTAGACAGGCAATCATCTGAGTTTCTACCTCATCGTACTCTTGCTAAATTAGCCTCAAAACATGGACCACTAATGCACATGAAACTCGGTGAACGTTCAGCCATTGTTGTGTCGTCGCCTCAAATGGTTAGAGAAGTGATGAGAAAACATGATCTCAACTTCTCTAATCGACCGGTCCTTTTAATTGGAACGGAAATGTTCTATGGCCAAGCTGACATGGGATTTTGTAACTATGGTGATTTCTGGAGTCAAATGCGCAAAATTTGTAATCAGGAACTCCTTAGTCATAAAAGTATCCAGTCATTTTATCCGAAGATGCTTAATGAGACAACCAATCTTGTTAGCTCAATTAAAAATTATGCTTCTGGTGGCAGTCCAATCAACATGACCGAAGTGTTGTCTTTGTACACGAATACAATCATTTGCAAAGCAACTGTAGGCAGGGCTTGTAAAAATCAGGACTCTTTGGTTGACATCATGAGAGCAGTGGCTGGTTCAGCTGGAGTGTTTGATCTCGGGGATCTTTTCCCCTCGGCGAAGGTGATTCATTTCATCAGTGGATTAAAATACAAACTGCGTAAAATGCATGACGAGGTTGATGTCCTTTTAGAAGAAATTATCAATGAACATGAATTGCAGAATAGTGATCAGACCACAGAAGAAGAT
This region includes:
- the LOC107854706 gene encoding premnaspirodiene oxygenase-like, which gives rise to MEMELTNILVGALFLVLPLLVSKWYKEYNDSSKRKLPPGPWKFPFIGSLHHLVDRQSSEFLPHRTLAKLASKHGPLMHMKLGERSAIVVSSPQMVREVMRKHDLNFSNRPVLLIGTEMFYGQADMGFCNYGDFWSQMRKICNQELLSHKSIQSFYPKMLNETTNLVSSIKNYASGGSPINMTEVLSLYTNTIICKATVGRACKNQDSLVDIMRAVAGSAGVFDLGDLFPSAKVIHFISGLKYKLRKMHDEVDVLLEEIINEHELQNSDQTTEEDIVDVLLRLQKSQDFSIPITRDNIKAIISDLFAGGSTTSASTMEWAFSELMLNPKIMKKAQDEVREVLKGKENGIDQTDIQKLKYLKMVVKETMRFHPLTPLLAPRESREECEINGYIIPKGTMALVNFWAISRDPNYWKNPEIFDPERFNESHVDFTGAHFEFTAFGTGRRMCPGSSFAMATVELTIAMLLYHFDWKLPNGHQLDMTEKFSSTLERKNNLFLIPLPHEIES